In Paenibacillus kyungheensis, the following are encoded in one genomic region:
- a CDS encoding NUDIX domain-containing protein: protein MSVVIDELYAGIAVIIFNAEGHVFLQKRLDVGQWGIPSGHVEKGETVTQAVVREIKEETGLDVEVTRLIGVYSDPDSQIFEYPNGKNVHFITNCFEAVITGGELIVDPKESLDYQFFPTDQLPANLLRMHPRWLADALEQRPQAFIR from the coding sequence TTGTCTGTCGTTATTGATGAACTGTATGCAGGGATTGCTGTTATTATTTTTAATGCTGAAGGTCATGTCTTTTTGCAAAAGCGGCTTGATGTCGGACAATGGGGTATCCCTTCAGGACATGTTGAAAAAGGGGAAACCGTCACACAAGCAGTTGTACGAGAGATCAAAGAAGAAACAGGACTAGACGTAGAAGTGACACGCTTAATCGGAGTTTATTCGGATCCAGATAGCCAGATTTTTGAATACCCTAATGGAAAAAATGTTCATTTTATTACCAATTGTTTTGAAGCGGTGATTACCGGTGGCGAGCTTATCGTTGATCCTAAAGAATCGCTTGATTATCAATTTTTCCCGACCGACCAGTTACCTGCCAATTTACTTCGTATGCATCCTAGATGGTTAGCCGATGCACTAGAACAGCGTCCTCAAGCTTTTATTCGCTAA
- a CDS encoding thymidylate synthase → MIFNHFHDAYLYTLAKVYHKPQFYNQPRGNRSREILNYTYGIESPVERICYVPERKTNIIFNFAEALWYLSGSNDLDFIRYYASNMSKYSADGRTLTGTAYGPKLFTYGDKRLNQWERIKEVLREDPDSKRAFLSIFDPNEVLQLENIDVSCTLGLQFFIRENQLHMSSYMRANDAYRGMLSDVFSFTFLQELMATELGLEVGAYYHNVASVHIYEIDYAQTKTVLSKAKQIGAVPAYPFPHMPQKDNRSDLQVVFEYEQQLRQGITTLDLADIRCLDIEDYWKQVILLLAVYQSIQQKQAVDHTLYQELIPLYQILVQQKWESYFSITMEES, encoded by the coding sequence ATGATCTTTAATCATTTTCATGATGCGTATTTGTATACTCTTGCTAAAGTGTATCATAAGCCCCAATTCTACAATCAGCCGCGTGGTAACCGAAGCCGAGAAATTCTGAATTATACGTATGGGATTGAATCGCCAGTTGAACGCATTTGTTATGTACCTGAGCGGAAAACCAATATTATTTTTAATTTTGCAGAAGCGTTATGGTATCTATCAGGGAGTAATGATTTGGACTTTATCCGTTATTATGCCAGCAATATGAGTAAATATTCAGCAGATGGTCGGACACTGACAGGCACAGCTTATGGGCCAAAGCTATTTACTTATGGTGACAAGCGCTTGAACCAATGGGAGCGTATTAAAGAAGTGCTTCGTGAAGATCCTGATTCCAAACGTGCATTTCTATCTATTTTTGACCCAAATGAAGTACTTCAGCTAGAAAATATTGATGTGTCTTGTACACTTGGATTGCAGTTTTTTATCCGTGAAAATCAATTGCATATGAGCAGTTATATGCGTGCAAACGATGCTTATCGTGGCATGTTGAGTGATGTGTTTTCGTTTACTTTTCTACAAGAACTTATGGCTACTGAGCTTGGACTAGAAGTGGGTGCCTATTATCATAATGTAGCTTCTGTACACATTTACGAAATAGATTATGCTCAGACCAAGACAGTACTTTCCAAAGCTAAGCAAATTGGAGCTGTACCAGCGTATCCTTTCCCGCATATGCCGCAAAAAGATAATAGGTCAGATTTGCAAGTTGTTTTTGAATACGAACAGCAACTTAGACAAGGAATCACGACTTTAGATCTAGCAGATATTCGTTGTTTGGATATAGAAGATTACTGGAAGCAAGTGATTTTGTTATTGGCTGTGTATCAATCGATTCAACAAAAGCAAGCAGTAGATCATACGCTTTACCAAGAATTGATTCCACTTTATCAGATACTTGTTCAGCAGAAGTGGGAATCTTACTTTTCGATCACAATGGAGGAATCGTAA
- a CDS encoding nucleoside 2-deoxyribosyltransferase: MNKKLFLAAPFKNLMNMETSTLEKGTQDFLIRLIEFFEHRGYEVHNAHKREQWGQKFMPPEQCTKIDFDEIEKCDLFVALPGIPASPGTHIEIGWASAMQKNMILLLDHDLEQYAYLVRGLHTVCPVDYVTYHTEEDCIQQLEQLLQERLIAYDL, encoded by the coding sequence ATGAATAAAAAATTATTTTTAGCAGCTCCTTTTAAAAATCTGATGAATATGGAAACTTCTACTTTAGAAAAAGGTACACAGGATTTTTTGATCAGATTGATTGAATTTTTTGAACATCGAGGTTATGAGGTACATAATGCGCACAAAAGAGAACAGTGGGGACAGAAGTTTATGCCTCCAGAACAATGTACCAAAATTGATTTTGACGAGATTGAGAAATGTGATTTATTTGTAGCTTTGCCCGGTATCCCAGCATCACCAGGAACACATATAGAAATAGGTTGGGCGTCTGCTATGCAAAAAAATATGATTTTGCTATTGGATCATGATCTTGAACAATATGCTTATCTGGTTAGAGGTTTACACACGGTATGTCCGGTTGATTATGTAACGTATCATACGGAAGAAGATTGTATTCAGCAGTTGGAACAGCTATTGCAAGAAAGGCTTATTGCTTATGATCTTTAA